The DNA region TTTTTCTGTTGAAATTCCGGCATTGACTTCTATTGCTGTAACGACAGGTAGAGAGCAATGCCCTATCGGTCTAATTCCTGCTTCCTTTTGGTACCGGTCACAAGACTCACATAACATCATAAGCATATCCTCCTAAGCTGACCCAAGCGAGCTAAAACCAGAAGGGGAGGTACTGCAATCAAGAGGTTAAAGTCTGGAAGGCATTCCTCCAGCGACAACCAGGGTTTCTCCAGTTACATAAGCAGCATCACCGGAAGCCAAATAAGCAACAGCTGCGGCCATATCATGTGTTGTTCCAAGCCTATTGAGTAGCGTCTTACCCTCGATCTCTCTCCTCTAAACACAATCAGCAACTAGttaatatattaaacaacaaataTTCATCAGACTTTGTGATGAGTATTAGATTTAAGTTAACAAGAACTTACCACATGTTCATTCGACGTGATGAAATCAGCAAAATGTGTAGGTACAAAACCCGGTGCTACACAGTTTACACGAGTATCCGGACTCATTTCAGCTGCAAGAGCCTGGCATCCCAAATAAGACAATAAGAAGAAACATTAATAGGATATAGTAGTTACTCATATACCGGGGATACCAAGTTAAACATTAGTACCTTGGTAAGTCCGAGTAGCGCAGTTTTTGTCACTCCATACATACCCATTGAAGCTGGTGGCGAGTAACCAGAAATTGAAGAAATTAGAACAACTGATGAACCCTTCTTAAGGTAAGGAGCTGCATCCTACAAGCATAGAAAGAACAGAATATTATGCCCTATAGccaaaacatgaaaaaattagGAATTTGgatgagaaaatgacaaaaatggtcccgtAAGTATGAGGGTAGGTTTGAAACAGCGGTAGTCGCTTAAGTATGCACCTAACAgctttggtcctttaagtttgccaaaaattaacacttttagtctccatCAAATATTTGCTCCTTATCTTATCCACATTGTTTCCCATTGTTTCCGTCAAATCTAACGAACATAAAATGGTTGATATTTGACGGAGATTAAAACTTAAAAGTGTCAACTTTTGGCAAACTTGAAGGACCAAAACTGTAGAGTGTATActtaagagactattttgaacctatcctcaaacataagggactatttttgtcattttctcaaaTTCTGACCTAAGAACTTGATATGGAAAGATGAGATAGACAACAAATAATTAGTGTCCATTAATGTACTCGATTAATGCTCTAGGAAGGCAGGAAGTAACACATGCAATTGCAACATTGTTCTCTTGGAGTTATTCTCATCAACTTACTTGTAGTAATAGTATAGAGGCTTTGACATTGATATCCCATAGCTTATCAAGAACTGATTCTTTAGTTTCTAATATTGCATCAACAGAAGGATTGACAGCGGCATTTGACACAACCACGTCTAGTTTGCCATATTTCTGAAAAGATTACAGATTTCAATTAACAAAGCTGGATCATACGAAGTAAAGAGCATCgacttctatttttattttatttttttgtagtcTGACATCAGACAAAGCAATTAGCTTTACATAAATTGTTGGATCTTAAACCGTTCCCAAGGAAATAACAAACACTTGACCTCCAAAAGATGTAAGCACAAACCAAGAAGTGTTAATTAATTTAAGGAAAATAGATATAGGATATTGGAAAATACTCCAAGTTTTATCATTGATTGGATTCCATTCAAGACTAACAGTTGAAGAATTGTGAAAATTAAGAATAGGAATACCCTGCTGAATTTCATATATGGAAATGAAGGGGATTTAGGAGTAGATAAAATTTTCATAACAGAGATCGAAATGGCAACTTTACGCTCCTGCAGAGCAACCAAATATCTTATACTAGATTTCTGCAATTTTGTATGTAATCATAATCCGACAGATAAACCAATAAGATACTTAACCTTGATCAAATTTGCCTATACCTGCAGTCCTGTATATGAACTGATCACGAAGACGGTGATTGATTAAAAAAACAGGTGTAAAAAAAATTCCAATTTATTTTTAAACCAAACGCCAACAGAGAGTTTTTCAGGTTTACAGACGTTTTTTGGAAACAGACACCTCTA from Lycium barbarum isolate Lr01 chromosome 10, ASM1917538v2, whole genome shotgun sequence includes:
- the LOC132614659 gene encoding tropinone reductase-like 3 is translated as MEKIGKRFEGKVVIVTASTQGIGFSIAERLGFEGASVVISSRKQENVDEAVKKLRDGGIEVLGLVCHVSNAQQRKNLIEKTIQKYGKLDVVVSNAAVNPSVDAILETKESVLDKLWDINVKASILLLQDAAPYLKKGSSVVLISSISGYSPPASMGMYGVTKTALLGLTKALAAEMSPDTRVNCVAPGFVPTHFADFITSNEHVRREIEGKTLLNRLGTTHDMAAAVAYLASGDAAYVTGETLVVAGGMPSRL